One part of the Desulfovibrio sp. JC022 genome encodes these proteins:
- a CDS encoding LptF/LptG family permease has product MIRRLLPGYLASYVLKQNIFLMCVCLGVGTGIYLLSDLFDRLDDFIEAGLGMGTILKYFLVKMPLIFSQILPAVFLISMIVQLCVMARSKELLALRTGGLSLLWFLKFFVIYAVIWSFGQLLFSQVIGVYGEQEAYRIWKEDVRKSMLDKRVLKNIWLKEGNFVVEAKEVMPFGNRAKGITVYEFADDNSGIQRVITSESAEVSSKYGWKLENAVELSPDRFASRKHPMFTMPIKLNLNVFKVVDPDIDPAQLPLWQLDQVIEQLKLSGSSVDRLITAWHSKWAYAFSLLTMALVSLALVTISENIYLNIGLGLALVFAYYALFMVGASAGDSGALPPIVAAWLGNILVSSLALGRIAWVFVPEHFGKYMTKFKTG; this is encoded by the coding sequence ATGATTCGCAGACTTCTTCCCGGCTATCTAGCCTCGTATGTTCTGAAGCAGAATATATTCCTTATGTGCGTCTGCCTTGGGGTAGGCACTGGAATTTATCTGCTTTCGGATCTCTTTGACCGTCTGGATGACTTCATTGAGGCCGGACTTGGAATGGGTACTATTCTCAAGTACTTTCTGGTCAAGATGCCGCTCATCTTTTCCCAGATTCTGCCTGCGGTTTTCCTGATTTCCATGATCGTACAGCTCTGTGTCATGGCCCGGAGCAAGGAGCTTTTGGCCCTGCGAACAGGCGGGCTATCTCTCCTCTGGTTCCTTAAATTCTTTGTGATTTATGCCGTGATCTGGTCTTTTGGGCAGCTTCTATTTTCTCAGGTTATCGGGGTTTACGGTGAGCAGGAAGCCTACCGCATCTGGAAAGAAGATGTGCGTAAAAGCATGCTTGATAAACGGGTGCTGAAGAATATCTGGCTCAAGGAAGGCAATTTTGTGGTGGAGGCCAAGGAAGTCATGCCTTTTGGTAACCGAGCCAAGGGCATAACCGTGTATGAGTTCGCTGATGACAACAGTGGAATCCAGCGGGTTATCACGTCCGAGAGTGCCGAGGTCAGCAGTAAATATGGTTGGAAGCTTGAAAATGCAGTTGAGTTAAGCCCGGATCGTTTCGCTTCTCGTAAGCATCCGATGTTCACCATGCCTATTAAGCTTAATCTCAATGTCTTTAAGGTGGTTGATCCTGACATTGACCCGGCCCAGTTGCCGCTATGGCAGTTGGATCAAGTAATCGAGCAGCTTAAGCTGTCCGGTTCCAGTGTGGATCGTTTGATTACCGCGTGGCATTCCAAGTGGGCCTATGCTTTTTCGCTTTTGACCATGGCCCTTGTTTCGTTGGCATTGGTAACAATTTCCGAGAATATTTATTTGAATATCGGGCTTGGGCTGGCGTTGGTCTTTGCTTACTACGCTTTGTTCATGGTCGGTGCTTCAGCCGGGGATAGCGGGGCGTTACCGCCGATTGTCGCAGCATGGTTAGGAAATATTCTGGTTAGCTCTCTTGCCCTTGGAAGGATTGCGTGGGTCTTCGTGCCTGAGCATTTCGGAAAATATATGACCAAATTTAAAACTGGCTAA
- the lptF gene encoding LPS export ABC transporter permease LptF — MKLLHRNIFKELISIFALSISGFMGLILIGRLLQFRDLFMGQSLGVLEIAKLFMYLCPFFLLMLTPIATMLSIFLTFLRMNADNEITALKSGGLSLYRLLPAPIIFCLLCTGADFYFSLYGLSWGTENFRNALMEFARTQSQLAIQPGVFNKNFPGLVFYADGVDEESGIMRSVFVRDNTRKGMTATIVAPLGEIRTDPKMGRLLIHLENGRIYQQENEQLSVLKFKNYDVRIPLANILKGYDVDELRPKEMSWEKLVRISRAGDRAGDIDPGFFKKVQVEVQKRLALPMACLVLGMFAVPIACIFRGLKQQYGLIISMGLFLVYYTMLSLGVTFGESGVLTPVVGLWLPNITFAVISVILLKMAVMEHSFSIRIPFLKKFRRKEA; from the coding sequence TTGAAGCTTCTTCATCGCAATATTTTTAAAGAACTCATATCCATATTTGCTCTGAGTATCTCAGGGTTCATGGGGCTTATCCTCATCGGAAGACTACTCCAGTTCAGGGATCTGTTTATGGGGCAGAGTCTTGGTGTTTTGGAAATAGCTAAGCTGTTCATGTACCTGTGTCCGTTTTTTCTGCTCATGCTCACCCCCATTGCGACCATGCTTTCGATCTTCCTCACCTTTTTGAGGATGAATGCGGATAACGAGATCACTGCGCTAAAATCCGGTGGGTTGAGTCTTTACAGGCTGTTGCCTGCGCCGATTATCTTTTGTCTGCTCTGCACCGGGGCGGATTTTTATTTTTCACTCTACGGCCTTTCATGGGGTACGGAAAATTTTCGTAACGCGCTCATGGAATTCGCCCGCACCCAGAGTCAGCTGGCGATTCAACCCGGAGTTTTTAATAAGAATTTTCCGGGACTTGTCTTTTATGCTGACGGGGTGGACGAAGAAAGCGGAATCATGCGTTCCGTTTTTGTGCGCGATAACACCCGAAAAGGCATGACTGCTACCATCGTGGCCCCGCTGGGCGAAATCCGTACTGATCCTAAGATGGGCCGTCTGCTTATCCACTTGGAGAATGGACGTATTTATCAGCAGGAAAATGAGCAACTGAGCGTACTTAAGTTCAAAAACTATGATGTGCGCATCCCTCTTGCCAATATCCTGAAGGGTTACGACGTGGATGAACTGCGGCCTAAGGAAATGTCATGGGAGAAGCTGGTCCGCATCAGTCGTGCCGGAGACAGGGCTGGCGATATTGACCCCGGTTTCTTTAAAAAGGTTCAAGTAGAGGTTCAAAAAAGGCTGGCCCTGCCTATGGCTTGTCTGGTGCTTGGCATGTTTGCTGTACCTATTGCCTGCATTTTCAGGGGCCTCAAGCAGCAATATGGCTTGATAATTTCCATGGGGCTTTTCCTCGTGTACTATACTATGCTTTCCCTTGGCGTCACTTTCGGGGAGAGCGGTGTGCTTACACCTGTGGTCGGTCTCTGGTTACCAAATATTACATTCGCAGTGATTTCAGTGATTCTGCTTAAGATGGCGGTTATGGAGCATTCATTCAGTATCAGGATTCCGTTCCTGAAAAAATTCAGGAGGAAGGAAGCATGA
- a CDS encoding ABC transporter substrate-binding protein translates to MLIITLILMFPGSLHAKKLTLVTLDTPPQTYIDNGKPTGFLVEIVSEAVERAGYTPQVLIVPWKRAMTMVEKGTADAIFNAGYNEKRNKFLKYPDTVLITEKVVALRLAGSNTFFSPEFKGAQKYVGGVGRGFYYGEKIDKALKQNVFKRIEEVPNLDLNVKKLVLGRIDFIFADYYPALNFLNEHNLLGKIEAILDPATGLPLIYSQSDTYLAFSRKKNSTAFKRVSEELKEMKNQGEYRKIMLKYIPVHDGF, encoded by the coding sequence TTGCTGATTATTACTTTAATTTTAATGTTTCCGGGCAGTCTTCATGCCAAAAAATTAACACTGGTTACATTAGATACTCCACCCCAGACATATATTGATAACGGTAAACCCACAGGTTTTCTGGTGGAAATCGTCTCTGAGGCGGTAGAACGGGCCGGATACACTCCGCAAGTTCTTATTGTCCCTTGGAAAAGAGCCATGACCATGGTGGAGAAGGGGACTGCTGATGCTATTTTTAACGCAGGGTATAATGAAAAACGTAATAAATTTCTCAAATACCCTGATACCGTTTTGATTACAGAAAAAGTTGTTGCGTTGCGTCTTGCCGGATCTAATACTTTTTTTTCACCTGAGTTTAAGGGAGCCCAAAAGTATGTCGGCGGTGTGGGCAGGGGGTTTTATTACGGAGAAAAAATAGATAAAGCTCTGAAGCAAAATGTATTCAAGAGGATCGAAGAAGTTCCGAATCTTGATCTCAATGTGAAAAAATTAGTGCTGGGTAGGATTGATTTCATTTTTGCGGATTATTACCCGGCATTAAATTTTTTAAATGAGCATAATCTGCTTGGAAAAATTGAAGCAATTCTTGATCCGGCAACAGGATTGCCGTTAATATATTCCCAGTCGGACACATACCTGGCTTTTTCCCGGAAGAAAAACTCAACGGCATTTAAGCGAGTTAGCGAAGAGTTGAAAGAAATGAAAAACCAAGGCGAGTACAGGAAGATAATGCTAAAATACATTCCTGTGCATGATGGATTTTAA
- the yihA gene encoding ribosome biogenesis GTP-binding protein YihA/YsxC yields MDNTLTLIKTVYEINQLEEFAAPQIILAGRSNVGKSSLINCLASRKKLAKISSTPGKTRSLNYYEVDPHGYFIVDLPGYGYARCSKTERAKWAKLIDKYLMDNAYVAAAAVLLDSRHNPQQNDLDLISYFQHCNIPIIPIMTKADKAKQKDRSKVQNKWEEILKVKPICVSSKTGMNRTRLWNLLDVTAIPELADIEEENETE; encoded by the coding sequence ATGGATAATACACTTACGTTAATTAAAACCGTTTACGAGATCAATCAGCTTGAAGAGTTCGCTGCCCCGCAGATCATTCTTGCCGGGCGCTCCAACGTTGGGAAATCCTCGCTGATCAACTGTCTTGCCAGCAGAAAAAAGCTGGCTAAAATCAGTTCCACCCCTGGTAAGACCCGTAGTCTTAACTATTATGAAGTAGATCCGCACGGCTACTTTATTGTTGACCTGCCCGGTTACGGATACGCACGCTGTTCAAAGACCGAACGCGCTAAGTGGGCTAAGCTCATCGACAAATATCTGATGGACAATGCTTATGTCGCAGCGGCGGCAGTGCTGCTGGATAGCCGTCATAATCCGCAGCAAAATGATCTGGATCTCATTTCATATTTCCAGCACTGCAATATTCCCATTATTCCGATCATGACCAAGGCGGATAAAGCTAAACAAAAGGACCGTTCCAAGGTCCAAAACAAATGGGAAGAAATCCTCAAGGTCAAGCCGATCTGCGTTTCCAGTAAAACCGGTATGAACCGCACCAGACTCTGGAACCTGCTGGATGTAACCGCAATTCCCGAACTGGCAGATATCGAGGAAGAAAACGAAACTGAATAA
- a CDS encoding undecaprenyl-diphosphate phosphatase, with protein sequence MTSLFTAAILGVVEGLTEFLPVSSTGHLIITGHLLGFTGAKAASFEVAIQLGAILAVVVLYWSRFWGLVVPNPAQRFSGIRGLYLLFLTSLPASVLGLLAHDFIKLHLFNPYTVAWALGVGAIMILIVEKKDIRPNCYSLDEVTPKLALGIGCFQCLALWPGFSRSAATIMGGMLLGAKRKVAAEYSFIAAVPIMFAATGYDMLKSYQLFTMADMPFLAVGFVVSFLSAWAAVKGFIYLLGKLTLRPFAYYRLALAPLVLFFWS encoded by the coding sequence ATGACATCGCTATTTACCGCCGCCATTCTGGGCGTAGTTGAGGGGCTAACTGAATTTCTCCCGGTCTCAAGCACCGGACACCTGATCATCACCGGACATCTGCTTGGCTTTACCGGGGCAAAGGCGGCTTCGTTTGAAGTCGCCATCCAGCTGGGAGCAATCCTCGCCGTGGTCGTGCTTTACTGGTCCCGTTTCTGGGGGCTGGTTGTCCCTAACCCGGCTCAGCGATTTTCCGGCATCCGGGGACTCTACCTACTCTTCCTGACCAGTCTTCCGGCATCTGTGCTCGGCTTGCTGGCCCACGACTTCATCAAACTGCACCTGTTTAATCCATACACAGTAGCCTGGGCACTGGGAGTGGGGGCAATCATGATCCTGATTGTTGAAAAAAAGGATATTCGCCCAAACTGCTACTCTCTTGATGAAGTTACTCCCAAGCTTGCCCTTGGCATCGGGTGCTTCCAATGTCTTGCGCTTTGGCCCGGATTCTCCCGCTCAGCGGCAACCATCATGGGCGGCATGCTTCTGGGAGCTAAACGCAAAGTTGCCGCAGAATACTCCTTTATCGCCGCAGTACCAATCATGTTCGCAGCAACCGGATACGACATGCTCAAAAGCTATCAGCTCTTTACCATGGCTGACATGCCTTTTCTGGCTGTTGGATTTGTTGTATCATTTCTCTCCGCATGGGCAGCGGTAAAAGGATTTATCTACCTGCTAGGCAAGCTTACCTTGCGTCCTTTTGCATATTACCGCCTTGCGCTGGCTCCGCTGGTGCTTTTCTTCTGGAGCTAA
- a CDS encoding DUF4198 domain-containing protein — protein MRKQIVPVLTILLILAFSSSSFAHFGMLIPEKSIITPEKKKVEMQLSFSHPFELVGMNLVKPKKFSVFYEGKETDLLPSLKETKTMDHDSFKAEYKVKRPGMYTFFMEPVPYPEPAEDNYIIHYTKTIVSAFNEGEDWNKPLGVKTEIVPLTRPWGNYAGNVFQGIVLLDGKPAPFSRVEVELYNKKGELAAPYECMVTQEVLCDENGVFTFVCPKAGWWGFAALNDADYKIKGKDVELGAVLWIEMVPYKNK, from the coding sequence ATGCGAAAACAGATTGTTCCCGTTCTGACCATCTTGTTGATTCTGGCCTTCAGCAGTTCTTCCTTTGCCCATTTCGGAATGCTGATTCCTGAAAAATCAATTATCACCCCGGAGAAAAAGAAAGTTGAGATGCAGCTTTCATTTTCACATCCATTTGAACTGGTAGGCATGAATCTGGTTAAGCCCAAAAAGTTCAGCGTTTTTTATGAAGGAAAAGAAACCGACCTGCTGCCATCGTTGAAAGAAACAAAAACAATGGACCACGATTCTTTCAAGGCAGAATACAAAGTAAAACGCCCCGGCATGTATACTTTTTTCATGGAACCTGTGCCCTATCCCGAACCTGCCGAAGATAATTACATCATCCATTACACCAAGACTATTGTATCCGCCTTCAACGAAGGGGAAGACTGGAACAAGCCCCTTGGCGTTAAAACCGAAATTGTACCTCTGACCCGCCCTTGGGGTAATTATGCCGGCAATGTTTTTCAGGGAATCGTCCTGCTTGACGGAAAACCGGCCCCCTTCTCTCGTGTGGAAGTTGAATTATACAATAAAAAAGGTGAACTGGCTGCACCCTATGAATGTATGGTCACACAAGAAGTACTCTGCGATGAAAACGGAGTATTCACCTTTGTCTGTCCGAAAGCAGGATGGTGGGGCTTTGCAGCCTTAAATGATGCTGATTATAAAATTAAAGGAAAAGATGTAGAGCTGGGTGCTGTGCTCTGGATTGAAATGGTTCCTTATAAAAATAAATAA
- a CDS encoding outer membrane beta-barrel protein: MLRLLTILITLLLLPAMACAWPGKIVAVEGAASFVVLKDGQTPVKVNIAGVKPVPGMDSAKARLESSNLVLMRDVEVRELSKSDDGTIIGDITVNGKSLSKELLDEGIVQSSAQAAPAIDTTPVEIPKEIIEPASPPESTPAPQTVTAPATETDAANIADELFPEPSAQTTPQPLQKPAQPAMSQHAPQVRYVQVYQPPQQQLGLWPGRPAPAIAHQPVQQVFQTQQPGLQTTRAHAPVAQQQPPSGQVQNPGDVAKRDYDLAVRVQKNTRRTKNKGFFVPKKKSETFIGVAGGAQAAMKSKNEAPYSSFGGLGGISTRHFYPSGFGIGGDFFMSKSSGTSGTYGATYYSNGTLNTNGTNYDYKDKSFTTYTFTGALLYRFYTDRNFTPYIAAHAGYSIFDYPNNIFEMSDGAPVAGGGAGFLYEFDSGFTIGLDTRYLKTIGGKKDDPSGFFDTLFNIGYTFD, translated from the coding sequence ATGTTGAGATTATTGACCATACTTATCACTCTCCTCCTGCTGCCCGCTATGGCCTGTGCCTGGCCGGGCAAAATAGTCGCAGTTGAAGGTGCGGCCTCATTTGTTGTGCTTAAGGATGGTCAAACTCCTGTAAAGGTCAACATTGCAGGAGTTAAACCTGTTCCGGGTATGGATTCCGCCAAGGCACGGCTGGAAAGCAGCAACCTCGTCCTCATGCGCGATGTTGAGGTCAGGGAACTAAGCAAGAGTGACGATGGAACCATCATCGGCGACATCACCGTTAATGGTAAATCCTTATCAAAAGAATTGCTTGATGAAGGTATTGTGCAAAGCTCTGCTCAGGCAGCCCCTGCGATCGATACCACACCGGTAGAAATCCCCAAGGAAATAATCGAACCGGCATCTCCCCCGGAAAGCACCCCTGCTCCGCAGACAGTAACCGCCCCTGCAACCGAAACTGATGCGGCAAATATTGCTGATGAACTTTTTCCGGAACCCTCTGCGCAAACAACACCCCAGCCTCTGCAAAAGCCAGCACAGCCAGCAATGTCGCAACATGCGCCACAGGTCCGCTATGTACAGGTCTACCAGCCACCGCAACAACAATTAGGACTTTGGCCCGGACGTCCGGCCCCTGCAATTGCGCACCAGCCGGTTCAACAGGTATTTCAGACACAACAACCCGGATTACAAACAACACGAGCTCATGCCCCGGTAGCGCAGCAACAGCCCCCCTCTGGGCAAGTTCAAAATCCCGGTGACGTAGCTAAGCGCGATTACGATCTGGCTGTAAGGGTTCAAAAGAACACCAGACGGACCAAGAATAAAGGCTTCTTCGTTCCAAAGAAAAAATCAGAAACATTTATTGGTGTCGCCGGCGGTGCACAGGCAGCCATGAAGTCCAAAAATGAAGCACCCTATTCATCTTTCGGTGGACTGGGGGGAATTTCAACAAGACATTTCTACCCTTCAGGATTTGGTATCGGCGGTGATTTTTTCATGAGTAAATCATCCGGTACCTCAGGAACCTACGGAGCAACGTATTATAGCAACGGAACCCTCAATACAAACGGGACCAACTATGACTACAAAGATAAAAGTTTTACCACCTACACATTTACCGGGGCACTGCTCTACCGCTTTTACACAGACCGGAACTTTACCCCGTACATAGCTGCCCATGCTGGGTATTCAATTTTTGATTACCCAAATAACATCTTTGAAATGTCTGATGGTGCCCCCGTTGCCGGTGGTGGTGCCGGTTTTTTATATGAATTCGATTCCGGCTTCACTATCGGTCTCGATACCCGCTATCTGAAAACCATAGGCGGTAAAAAGGATGATCCAAGCGGATTTTTTGATACACTCTTTAACATAGGTTACACCTTCGACTGA
- a CDS encoding ABC transporter substrate-binding protein, with the protein MKKPSSIYPSSLARTPSAFYLLLITLCTLLCFASNSFANKKLDKITLQLKWFHQFQFAGYYAALEKGFYEDEGLDVTIIERDLRHNPIDQVLAGNADFGVSNSEVLLHYLNGKRLVLLASVYQHSPLVFISKTKPLIHTAQELKGKNVLMSSASQDIELKVMLERAGISFSDINLIDRFAVPEDYFDPEIDVIAAYSTNQPYYLTKEDESYSIIYPYTHGIDFYGDTLFTSRAQLDKHPERTNKFLKASLKGWKYALENPEEIIDIIINKFGSLKTKGHLKYEADIIRTLILPDLVRIGHSNPSRWEQIGAEFKKQGLTQSERNLADFFFNPTEGKVLIRQKTAVWATALFAVIVLILLAFILVAGKFKQEINSRREMEEKLKKSEKYYRSLFENTGTATVIITPDYMIKKCNSNFAQLCDLPIEDIEMKQKWTDFIAPDEVDRMTSYAKSRTFTEHSSPKSYDFKFKRADGEIRNVHTHVEVIEGSTDCVASLIDMTEKIKTQELLIQTEKMVSVGGLAAGMAHEINNPLAGILQAVQNIYRRVSPEIPANVKIADKNGCSCDQIKSYLEERGIIRMLDGIHSSGERAANIVRTMLNFTRRNDEGMTACNLNRLFDDIMNIITCDYDLKKKYDFKHTKIIKDYQENLGEISCMRIEIEQVLLNLVKNAAYASNEISGIRTPTITLRTRMDKKFITAEVEDNGPGINPEVKRRVFEPFFTTKSPGVGTGLGLSVSYFIITQNHKGFFEIDTEIGKGTKFTIKIPIV; encoded by the coding sequence TTGAAAAAACCTTCCAGTATCTATCCCTCTTCACTCGCTCGCACCCCATCTGCATTTTATTTGCTGTTAATTACCTTATGTACCTTACTCTGCTTCGCATCCAACTCATTTGCCAACAAAAAGCTCGATAAAATCACCCTGCAACTCAAATGGTTCCACCAATTTCAGTTTGCCGGGTATTATGCAGCCCTTGAAAAGGGATTTTATGAAGACGAAGGATTGGATGTAACCATCATTGAACGCGATCTGCGACACAATCCTATCGATCAAGTACTTGCCGGTAATGCTGATTTCGGAGTCAGTAATTCTGAAGTCCTGCTCCATTACCTAAATGGTAAAAGGCTTGTTCTCCTAGCTTCAGTATACCAGCATTCGCCATTGGTTTTTATATCCAAAACAAAACCGCTCATACACACAGCGCAGGAACTGAAAGGCAAAAATGTACTCATGAGTTCTGCATCACAGGATATTGAATTAAAAGTGATGCTGGAGAGAGCAGGTATATCTTTTTCCGACATTAATTTAATTGATCGTTTTGCGGTTCCTGAAGACTATTTCGACCCTGAAATTGATGTTATCGCCGCATACAGCACTAATCAGCCTTACTATCTGACAAAAGAAGATGAGTCTTACTCCATAATTTATCCCTACACCCACGGAATTGATTTCTATGGAGACACTCTTTTTACATCACGGGCTCAGTTGGATAAACACCCGGAACGAACCAACAAATTCCTCAAAGCCAGTTTGAAAGGATGGAAATACGCACTTGAAAACCCTGAAGAAATCATAGATATAATAATCAATAAATTCGGTTCACTTAAAACAAAAGGGCATCTTAAATATGAAGCGGATATCATTCGTACCCTGATTTTACCTGACCTTGTGCGCATAGGACACAGCAACCCATCCAGATGGGAGCAGATTGGCGCGGAATTTAAAAAACAAGGGCTGACCCAAAGCGAACGCAATCTCGCAGATTTCTTTTTTAATCCAACAGAAGGCAAAGTTTTAATCAGACAAAAAACAGCAGTCTGGGCTACAGCCCTATTTGCTGTAATTGTACTGATCCTGCTTGCGTTCATTTTGGTTGCCGGAAAATTCAAGCAGGAAATTAACAGCCGCCGTGAAATGGAAGAAAAGCTGAAAAAAAGTGAAAAATATTACCGCAGCCTCTTTGAAAACACCGGAACCGCAACAGTCATAATTACCCCCGACTACATGATAAAAAAGTGTAACAGCAACTTTGCTCAATTATGCGATTTGCCTATTGAAGATATTGAAATGAAGCAAAAATGGACTGATTTCATCGCTCCAGACGAAGTGGACAGAATGACCTCCTATGCAAAATCTAGAACTTTTACCGAGCACTCCTCCCCGAAATCATATGATTTCAAATTCAAGCGAGCAGACGGAGAAATCAGAAACGTCCATACACACGTAGAAGTAATTGAAGGCAGTACCGATTGCGTAGCATCACTCATTGATATGACTGAAAAAATAAAAACACAGGAATTGCTTATTCAGACTGAAAAAATGGTTTCAGTGGGAGGGCTGGCCGCAGGTATGGCCCACGAAATCAATAACCCCTTAGCCGGAATACTTCAGGCCGTACAAAATATTTACCGCCGGGTTTCACCGGAAATACCGGCAAATGTCAAAATAGCGGATAAAAATGGGTGTTCCTGCGATCAAATCAAAAGCTACCTGGAAGAAAGAGGAATTATCAGGATGCTCGATGGCATCCATTCATCCGGAGAACGGGCTGCTAATATCGTAAGAACAATGCTTAACTTCACACGCCGCAACGATGAAGGTATGACCGCCTGCAATCTGAACCGCCTTTTTGATGACATCATGAACATAATCACCTGCGATTATGACCTGAAGAAAAAATATGATTTTAAACACACTAAAATTATCAAGGATTATCAGGAAAACCTAGGGGAAATAAGCTGCATGCGCATTGAAATCGAACAGGTGCTGCTGAATCTGGTAAAAAACGCGGCATATGCTTCCAATGAAATTTCCGGTATCCGAACACCGACCATAACTTTACGCACTCGAATGGATAAAAAATTCATTACAGCCGAAGTAGAAGATAACGGTCCGGGTATAAATCCGGAAGTGAAGCGGCGTGTATTTGAACCTTTTTTTACCACCAAATCTCCCGGAGTCGGAACCGGCCTTGGACTTTCCGTCTCATATTTTATAATAACCCAAAACCACAAGGGCTTTTTTGAAATAGACACCGAAATCGGAAAAGGTACCAAATTCACAATCAAAATACCTATCGTTTAA